Proteins encoded in a region of the Vicia villosa cultivar HV-30 ecotype Madison, WI linkage group LG5, Vvil1.0, whole genome shotgun sequence genome:
- the LOC131601498 gene encoding ATP-dependent RNA helicase DEAH13, whose amino-acid sequence METLENTGDPVESNPQSNGGGDNNAQISPSQKKKKNKNGGPDSNILTLPGTKMKKRKGMDQERGKVQSNKKQKLSKTQKRKLKKEGDKDKQLLMEKAIKTLSENMLPEYAFPLLQSSCNINRQETVKEKRRRAVHILKEGLDVPHGNDLSKKQDLPCITEPESEDEENHLVQESEEDDIIQTFRPEREILYTMSIPLESSQEPVHRNEVVNYESVAEPVADSSTEKQPDEIRSSSPISRSITEMKSTKSKDKTDENPTTNFSELSNLPTVSAQRLLTTPTVVHVYRPSEVEEKRKDLPIVMMEQEIMEAINYNSSVIICGETGCGKTTQVPQFLYEAGYGSSKFHARSGIIGVTQPRRVAVLATARRVAYELGVRLGKEVGFQVRYDKRIGENCSIKFMTDGILLREVQNDILLRRYSVLILDEAHERSLNTDILIGMLSRVIRTRQKIYNDQQKMILSGESISSEKMVFPLKLVLMSATLKVQDFTSGRLFNAPPPVIEVPTRQFPVSTYFAKKTEITDYIGAAYKKILAIHKRLPPGGILVFVTGQREVEDLCRKLRKASKEFIMKKVKGPVENDGTVVHETSSIEGMHINEINEAFEVPGSSSIQQTDRFSSYDEDDNNFDANESDSYDSETESELEFDDDDDNNHKDSENNSNIVDVLGKEGSLASLKAAFENLSGQASVNTRDGLDTSKVCKEKITREDQSSSPGALFVLPLYAMLPAAAQLRVFEEVKEGERLVVVATNVAETSLTIPGIKYVVDTGREKVKSYNSSNGMETYEVKWISKASAAQRAGRAGRTAAGHSYRLYSSAAFNNEFPEFSPAEVEKVPVHGVVLLLKSMNIKKVANFPFPTSLKAASLLEAENCLRALEALDCKDELTLLGKAMAHYPLSPRHSRMILTVIKNTRHKHVRNSSLLLSYAVAAAAALSLPNPFVMQYERNDSSEGSEMSKKSSMGDNENNIDKKEKTKRKKLKETSKLARAKFRIVSSDALAIAYALQCFEHSQNPVQFCEDNALHFKTMDEMSKLRQQLLKLVFFQSDKGGLEQEYSWTHGTLEDVEHAWRVSSAHYPLPLVEERVICQAICAGWADRVAKRLPISSAPANGETISRVGRYQSCMVDESIFIHRWSSVSTARPEFLVYNELLETKRPNQEGETSAKRAYMHGVTNVDPTWLVENAKSSCIFSPPLTDPKPFYDARSDQVKCWVIPTFGRFCWELPKHSLPISNVELRVQVFAYALLEGQVCPCLKSVRKYMSAPPESILRREALGQKRVGNLLIKLESKLIDSSAVLRMVWKENPRELYSEICDWFQQGFHKHFQKLWLEMLGEVLQETQEQPPNRTFKRKSKGKSKSRQ is encoded by the exons ATGGAAACTTTGGAAAATACTGGAGACCCTGTTGAATCCAATCCTCAAAG TAATGGAGGTGGTGATAATAATGCACAAATTTCGCcaagtcagaagaagaagaaaaataaaaatggagGTCCTGATAGTAATATACTAACTTTGCCAGGTACGAAGatgaagaaaaggaaagggatGGATCAG GAACGTGGTAAAGTCCAATCAAATAAGAAGCAGAAGTTGAGCAAAACTCAGAAAAGGAAACTGAAAAAAGAG GGTGACAAGGATAAACAACTTTTGATGGAAAAAGCCATTAAGACATTAAG TGAGAACATGCTTCCTGAGTATGCGTTTCCTCTCTTGCAGTCATCATGCAATATCAACCGG CAAGAGACTGTGAAGGAAAAGCGCAGGAGAGCAGTACATATATTAAAAGAAGGATTGGATGTTCCACATGGTAATGACCTGTCCAAGAAACAGGATTTACCATGTATAACTGAACCTGAGTCGGAAGACGAAGAGAATCATTTGGTGCaggaatctgaagaagatgatATCATTCAAACTTTTAGACCTGAGAGAGAAATCTTATATACAATGTCCATTCCGTTGGAGTCCTCTCAAGAACCAGTTCATAGAAATGAAGTTGTAAATTATGAATCTGTTGCTGAACCTGTGGCAGACAGTTCCACTGAGAAGCAACCTGATGAAATCAGAAGTTCTTCTCCCATTTCTCGCTCTATTACCGAGATGAAAAGCACTAAGTCAAAG GACAAGACAGATGAGAACCCCACCACCAATTTCAGCGAATTGAGCAACCTTCCAACTGTTTCTGCACAGAGGCTTTTGACTACTCCTACTGTTGTTCATGTATACAGGCCATCAGAGGTTGAAGAGAAAAGAAAGGATCTTCCTATAGTCATGATGGAGCAAGAGATAATGGAAGCTATAAATTACAATTCCAGTGTCATCATATGTGGAGAAACTGGATGTGGTAAAACAACTCAGGTTCCCCAG TTTCTTTATGAAGCTGGTTATGGTTCAAGCAAGTTCCATGCCCGCAGTGGTATTATTGGTGTCACTCAACCACGTCGGGTGGCTGTTCTTGCGACAGCAAGGCGTGTGGCATATGAGCTTGGTGTTCGTCTAGGAAAGGAGGTTGGCTTTCAAGTTAGATACGACAAGAGGATTGGAGAAAATTGTTCTATCAAGTTTATGACTGATGGCATTTTGCTACGAGAAGTTCAG AATGATATTTTATTGAGGCGTTATTCCGTCCTAATTCTTGATGAGGCTCATGAGAGGAGCTTGAACACAGACATTCTGATCGGGATGCTCTCGCGTGTAATTAGAACTCGGCAAAAG ATTTATAATGACCAGCAGAAGATGATCCTTTCAGGAGAAAGTATAAGTTCTGAGAAAATGGTTTTTCCATTAAAACTTGTGCTGATGAGTGCCACCTTGAAAGTACAAGATTTTACTTCTGGAAGGTTATTCAACGCTCCCCCGCCTGTGATAGAAGTTCCCACGAGGCAGTTTCCAGTTAGCACGTATTTTGCCAAAAAAACCGAGATAACAGATTATATTGGTGCAGCGTATAAGAAGATCCTGGCAATTCACAAGAGGCTGCCACCTGGGGGCATACTTGTCTTTGTCACAGGACAAAGGGAAGTAGAAGACTTGTGCAGGAAGCTACGCAAAGCTTCAAAGGAGTTTATCATGAAAAAAGTTAAAGGACCTGTGGAAAATGACGGCACTGTGGTCCATGAAACAAGTTCTATTGAAGGAATGCACATTAATGAGATTAATGAAGCATTTGAGGTGCCTGGAAGTTCATCCATCCAGCAAACTGATAGGTTTAGTAGTTATGATGAAGATGATAATAATTTTGATGCGAATGAATCTGATTCTTATGATTCAGAAACAGAGAGTGAGTTAGAattcgatgatgatgatgataataatcACAAAGATTCAGAAAACAATAGTAATATTGTGGATGTCTTGGGAAAGGAAGGAAGTCTTGCTTCATTGAAGGCTGCTTTTGAAAACTTGTCTGGCCAAGCTTCAGTGAATACGCGAGATGGTTTAGACACGTCAAAAGTTTGCAAGGAGAAAATAACTAGAGAAGATCAGAGTTCTTCGCCAGGTGCTCTTTTTGTTCTACCGCTTTATGCTATGCTGCCCGCTGCAGCTCAACTCCGTGTATTTGAAGAAGTCAAGGAGGGAGAGAGGCTTGTTGTTGTTGCTACAAATGTTGCAGAAACATCTTTAACAATTCCAGGGATAAAGTATGTGGTAGATACCGGAAGGGAAAAGGTGAAGAGTTACAACTCCTCTAATGGCATGGAGACATATGAAGTGAAATGGATAAGTAAGGCATCTGCTGCTCAACGTGCAGGCAGAGCTGGAAGAACTGCAGCAGGGCATAGTTATCGCCTTTATTCTTCTGCAGCCTTTAATAATGAGTTTCCTGAGTTTTCTCCTGCTGAAGTTGAGAAAGTGCCTGTTCACGGTGTTGTCCTTCTCTTGAAATCCATGAATATTAAGAAg GTTGCAAACTTCCCGTTTCCCACTTCTCTTAAGGCTGCTTCGCTGCTTGAAGCTGAGAATTGCTTGAGAGCTCTTGAAGCACTTGATTGTAAGGATGAACTTACACTTTTGGGAAAAGCCATGGCACATTATCCTTTGAGTCCCCGTCATTCTAGAATGATCCTTACTGTTATAAAAAATACAAGGCACAAGCATGTTCGAAATTCAAGTCTGCTTTTGTCATATGCTGTTGCAGCTGCTGCTGCTTTGAGTTTGCCAAATCCTTTTGTAATGCAATATGAAAGAAATGATAGCAGCGAAGGTTCAGAGATGTCCAAGAAATCTAGTATGGGGGACAATGAGAACAATAttgataaaaaagaaaagacaaaGCGAAAGAAACTTAAAGAAACCTCTAAACTTGCTCGTGCAAAATTCCGAATTGTCAGTAGTGATGCCCTAGCCATAGCATATGCCTTGCAGTGTTTTGAACATTCACAGAATCCGGTACAATTTTGTGAAGACAATGCATTGCATTTCAAAACCATGGATGAAATGTCCAAACTTCGACAGCAACTACTCAAATTGGTCTTTTTTCAGAGTGATAAAGGTGGTTTAGAACAAGAGTATTCATGGACTCATGGAACTCTAGAGGATGTAGAACATGCTTGGCGAGTTTCTTCTGCGCACTATCCTCTCCCTTTGGTTGAGGAAAGGGTCATTTGTCAAGCAATATGTGCTGGATGGGCAGATAGGGTTGCTAAACGTCTTCCAATTTCTTCTGCACCTGCTAACGGAGAGACGATTTCTCGCGTTGGTAGGTATCAATCATGCATGGTTGATGAAAGTATTTTCATTCATCGTTGGTCATCCGTTTCTACTGCACGCCCTGAGTTTCTGGTTTACAATGAACTATTAGAGACAAAAAGACCAAACCAAGAAGGGGAGACAAGTGCAAAGAGAGCATACATGCATGGAGTAACGAATGTCGATCCAACTTGGCTAGTTGAGAATGCCAAGTCTTCATGCATCTTCTCTCCGCCCCTGACAGATCCCAAACCATTTTATGATGCGCGGTCTGACCAAGTAAAATGTTGGGTCATCCCAACCTTTGGGCGCTTCTGTTGGGAGCTTCCAAAGCACTCATTACCCATTAGCAATGTTGAGCTTCGGGTGCAGGTGTTTGCCTATGCTTTACTCGAAGGTCAGGTGTGTCCGTGTTTGAAATCCGTTCGAAAATACATGTCTGCCCCTCCTGAAAGCATTTTGAGAAGAGAAGCTCTTGGTCAAAAAAGGGTGGGAAATCTTTTAATCAAGTTAGAGAGCAAGTTGATTGATAGCTCTGCCGTGTTAAGAATGGTGTGGAAAGAGAATCCAAGAGAATTATATTCAGAAATTTGTGATTGGTTTCAACAAGGTTTTCACAAGCACTTTCAAAAGCTATGGTTAGAAATGCTTGGTGAAGTGCTACAAGAAACCCAAGAACAACCTCCAAATAGAACTTTTAAAAGAAAGTCGAAAGGAAAATCTAAATCGCGTCAATGA
- the LOC131601499 gene encoding origin of replication complex subunit 5: protein MDNEEAPKTSRRKTRSSAASTSTSTSNIQHDLKLNNPETLTINNLLVGGDSITLDDIVSNFPGASSQILEIVRLLGPLNSPLLPLFVYGGASTGKTSIILQLFRHLNRPIVYSSCRTCYNQRILFESVLNQLLLHTKNVANCYTNAKRCERPSDFVNFLREALTGVISNLKEKSEKLAAENKMHGGMGNMIYLVFDNFHLVRDWDKSSTILPLLFNLYDMLKMPEVGFIFVSSTSPDTFYSNMGYVEPVPVCFPDYTEADIRQILLKNQANQKLYSSFLDVALRPLCRISRQVDELSTALKPLFEKYCEPLSDKGKGVVPTEDMKRRLFNHIRPHIASSLNDVFKVSPPPSSEVRDSKETKHKGKRLEKFEEIGDLDFYMSTSAKYLLISSFLASRNPATLDASLFDSKGGSDNRKRKRKASEKVLEKKEILEEELLMKGPGTFPLERLIAIFQCIVSVAEEPYDEEQNNDELGAECSNGSLISDVLLQLSTLCNANFIFKGKSCPIEGSTRYRSTISENLALKVARSLKFPLSKYLYRN from the exons ATGGACAATGAGGAAGCCCCAAAAACCTCCAGAAGAAAGACAAGGTCTTCGGCAGCATCAACATCAACATCCACTTCAAATATTCAACATGACCTAAAACTGAACAACCCCGAAACTCTAACAATTAACAACCTTTTAGTTGGAGGAGACTCCATTACCCTAGATGATATAGTTTCCAATTTTCCCGGTGCAAGTAGCCAAATTCTTGAGATTGTGCGTCTTTTGGGACCGTTAAATTCACCCTTACTTCCTTTGTTTGTGTATGGAGGTGCTTCTACTGGAAAAACCAGTATCATTCTTCAATTGTTTAGACATCTCAACAGGCCTATCGTCTATTCTAGTTGTAGGACGTGTTATAATCAGCGCATATTGTTCGAGTCTGTTCTAAATCAGTTGCTTCTCCATACCAAAAATGTTGCCAATTGTTATACGAATGCTAAGCGCTGTGAACGACCGTCTGATTTCGTCAATTTCCTTCGGGAAGCATTGACCGGTGTTATAAGTAATCTCAAGGAGAAATCAGAAAAGTTGGCCGCAGAAAACAAGATGCATGGCGGAATGGGAAATATGATCTACTTAGTATTTGACAATTTTCATCTTGTTAGAGATTGGGATAAAAGCTCTACTATATTGCCCTTATTGTTTAATCTCTATGATATGCTAAAGATGCCCGAGGTTGGTTTCATTTTCGTCAGTAGTACTTCCCCTGATACCTTTTACTCTAACATGGGTTATGTTGAGCCCGTCCCCGTCTGCTTTCCTGATTACACAGAAGCTGATATTCGTCAAATATTATTGAAAAACCAAGCAAACCAGAAGTTGTATTCTTCATTTCTCGA TGTAGCTCTGAGACCTTTATGTAGAATTAGTAGGCAGGTGGATGAATTGTCTACTGCCTTAAAGCCACTATTTGAAAAATATTGTGAACCTTTGAGTGATAAGGGAAAGGGAGTTGTCCCTACAGAAGACATGAAGAGGAGGCTATTCAATCATATCAGGCCTCATATTGCCTCATCTCTGAATGATGTATTTAAGGTTTCGCCTCCTCCTTCAAGTGAAGTTAGGGACAGTAAAGAGACAAAGCATAAGGGAAAGAGATTAGAGAAGTTTGAGGAAATCGGCGATCTTGATTTTTATATGTCAACTAGTGCAAAGTATCTTCTTATTTCATCATTTCTTGCCTCCAGAAACCCTGCCACTCTTGATGCTTCACTTTTTGATTCCAAAGGTGGTTCTGATAATCGAAAGCGAAAGAGGAA GGCTTCAGAGAAAGTGCTGGAAAAGAAGGAAATTTTAGAAGAGGAACTACTAATGAAAGGGCCTGGAACTTTCCCATTGGAGAGGTTGATAGCCATCTTTCAGTGTATTGTATCTGTTGCAGAAGAACCATACGATGAAGAACAAAACAACGATGAATTAGGAGCTGAATGTAGCAACGGTTCACTGATTTCCGACGTTCTCTTGCAGCTTTCAACTCTCTGCAAtgctaattttattttcaaaggGAAAAGCTGTCCAATTGAGGGCTCTACTCGGTATCGATCAACTATTTCTGAAAACCTGGCCTTAAAG GTTGCAAGGAGCCTAAAGTTCCCATTGTCAAAGTATTTGTACAGAAATTAG